One Triticum dicoccoides isolate Atlit2015 ecotype Zavitan chromosome 5B, WEW_v2.0, whole genome shotgun sequence genomic window carries:
- the LOC119307340 gene encoding histone deacetylase HDT2-like isoform X2, whose amino-acid sequence MAGMASRSEGKTTGDKGYCSVIYSPYPQSSPLPPRLTDLFQQFGLDKIRAIMNSSDGKTFEQKIDKLREEMSAFERARNEFFVEGEDVDEDDEDDEDDDVDVDESDRKLLDDDKKPDITKRPHTPIGDEVECKKPKIAEGSRCQGEEPGAGGIKNSSWV is encoded by the exons ATGGCTGGGATGGCATCACGCAGCGAAGGCAAGACAACCGGCGACAAAGGCTACTGTAGTGTGATTTATTCACCCTATCCACAGTCgtcgcctcttcctcctcgcctGACCGACCTGTTCCAACAATTTGGTCTGGACAAGATCCGCGCGATCATGAACAGTTCTGATGGTAAGACGTTCGAGCAAAAGATCGACAAGTTACGAGAG GAAATGAGTGCTTTCGAACGTGCTCGTAATGAATTCTTCGTCGAGGGCGAGGATGTTGACGAGGACGACGAagacgacgaggacgacgacgtGGATGTGGACGAGTCGGATAGAAAG CTCTTAGATGATGACAAGAAACCCGATATCACGAAACGACCACACACTCCTATTGGAGATGAGGTGGAATGCAAGAAGCCAAAGATAGCAGAAGGCTCAAGGTGCCAAGGAGAAGAACCTGGGGCTGGAGGGATAAAGAATTCCTCCTG
- the LOC119307340 gene encoding nucleosome assembly protein 1;3-like isoform X1, with amino-acid sequence MAGMASRSEGKTTGDKGYCSVIYSPYPQSSPLPPRLTDLFQQFGLDKIRAIMNSSDGKTFEQKIDKLREEMSAFERARNEFFVEGEDVDEDDEDDEDDDVDVDESDRKAGKLLDDDKKPDITKRPHTPIGDEVECKKPKIAEGSRCQGEEPGAGGIKNSSWV; translated from the exons ATGGCTGGGATGGCATCACGCAGCGAAGGCAAGACAACCGGCGACAAAGGCTACTGTAGTGTGATTTATTCACCCTATCCACAGTCgtcgcctcttcctcctcgcctGACCGACCTGTTCCAACAATTTGGTCTGGACAAGATCCGCGCGATCATGAACAGTTCTGATGGTAAGACGTTCGAGCAAAAGATCGACAAGTTACGAGAG GAAATGAGTGCTTTCGAACGTGCTCGTAATGAATTCTTCGTCGAGGGCGAGGATGTTGACGAGGACGACGAagacgacgaggacgacgacgtGGATGTGGACGAGTCGGATAGAAAGGCAGGGAAG CTCTTAGATGATGACAAGAAACCCGATATCACGAAACGACCACACACTCCTATTGGAGATGAGGTGGAATGCAAGAAGCCAAAGATAGCAGAAGGCTCAAGGTGCCAAGGAGAAGAACCTGGGGCTGGAGGGATAAAGAATTCCTCCTG